In one window of Miscanthus floridulus cultivar M001 chromosome 12, ASM1932011v1, whole genome shotgun sequence DNA:
- the LOC136496584 gene encoding TATA-box-binding protein 1-like, with translation MDFKILSGDWGFPLVVWGIRAVDGGASVGGEPAGGSIQAPLRHRPHAPVCTGAKSEQQSEFAARKYARIIQKLGFPAKFKDFKIQNIVGSCDVKFPIRLEGLAYSHGAFSSYEPKLFPGLIYRMKQPKIVLLIFASGKIVLTGAKVNLFQ, from the exons ATGGATTTTAAAATTCTTTCC GGAGATTGGGGATTTCCTCTGGTGGTATGGGGGATTCGGGCTGTGGATGGCGGAGCCAGCGTTGGAGGGGAGCCAGCCGGTGGATCTATCCAAGCACCCCTCCGGCATCGTCCCCACGCTCCA GTCTGTACTGGAGCAAAAAGTGAACAACAATCTGAATTTGCAGCTAGGAAG TATGCTCGCATCATCCAGAAGCTTGGTTTTCCAGCAAAATTCAAG GACTTCAAGATTCAGAACATTGTTGGGTCTTGTGATGTCAAATTCCCGATCAGGCTTGAGGGTCTTGCATACTCTCATGGTGCTTTCTCAAGT TACGAACCAAAGCTCTTCCCTGGCTTGATCTATCGAATGAAGCAGCCAAAGATTGTGCTGCTGATTTTTGCTTCAGGCAAGATTGTTCTGACTGGAGCTAAG GTGAATCTATTCCAGTGA